One genomic window of Camelina sativa cultivar DH55 chromosome 5, Cs, whole genome shotgun sequence includes the following:
- the LOC104785600 gene encoding protein LURP-one-related 8-like, giving the protein MTKVHPKFPNTCDVSLCDSKAAAVLTVWKKSLLFNCDGFTVYNANGELVFRVDNYMNCPRDNIVLMDASGLPLLSVRRKKLSLGDCWMVYDGETERDPIMTARKNVNIITNRRTLAWVSSKRTVLYEIEGSYSQRSCKILDERRNKKKTAEIKRKETVIGGVAFGKDVFKLIVESEMEPRVAMALTIILDQMFRSS; this is encoded by the exons atgacaAAAGTTCACCCTAAATTCCCAAACACATGCGACGTGAGCTTGTGTGATAGTAAAGCAGCCGCGGTTTTAACGGTGTGGAAGAAGTCCCTTCTCTTCAACTGCGACGGATTCACAGTTTACAACgccaatggagagcttgtcttTAGAGTCGACAACTACATGAATTGTCCTAGAGACAACATCGTCCTTATGGACGCTTCCGGTCTACCCCTCCTCTCCGTCCGCCGCAAG AAGTTGAGTTTGGGAGATTGCTGGATGGTATACGatggagaaacagagagagaccCGATAATGACGGCAAGAAAGAACGTTAACATAATAACAAACCGGAGGACCTTGGCGTGGGTTAGCTCAAAGAGGACGGTATTGTACGAGATAGAAGGATCATACAGTCAAAGAAGCTGCAAAATATTGGACGAGaggaggaacaagaagaaaacagCGGAGATCAAGAGGAAAGAGACGGTGATCGGAGGAGTTGCCTTTGGCAAAGATGTGTTTAAACTTATAGTTGAATCGGAGATGGAGCCTCGTGTGGCCATGGCATTGACCATCATCCTTGACCAAATGTTTAGATCTTCTtga